The following coding sequences lie in one Marinobacter sp. ANT_B65 genomic window:
- a CDS encoding acetoacetate--CoA ligase, with amino-acid sequence MSLTEQSPVVWTPSEATLDNARMGQFKTWLEDQGHGPFADYHALHRWSVDDLETFWSKVWDYCGLICETPASRMLGKRDMPGAEWFPGMKLNFAANLLRLAEGGHASQEAIVAYCETRPVLRRTYGELKADVGALEAFLRSKGIKKGDRVAGVVTNGYEAITGMLAATSLGAIWSSASPDFGVGAILDRFGQIEPSALIVVNGYGYGGKTFARQNDFAELITGLKTLRCIVSIEQLPGEAAVPGELVTTWDEALAFGAGQEPTFTPVDPDHPVYILYSSGTTGKPKCIVHGTAGLLVNHAKELILHGDIGPEDRFLYFTTCGWMMWNWQASALLTGATVITVDGSPGYPDLSFLWDTVAAERVTHFGTSARFIAGCRKAEMAPAETLDLSSLRVVFSTGSPLLPEDYDWMYSHGAPEALLGSIAGGTDICGCFVGSTPMLPVRRGEIQCSLLGVDAVAYGDDGNPVTQGRGELVCRQPLPSMPVAFWDDADGERYRAAYFDSFPGVWAHGDFIEFTEHGGAIIYGRSDATLNPGGVRIGTAEIYRQVETEPAIKDSLVVGRQIDGDVEVVLFVVPAEGRELTDDLLKQLKARIRQGASPRHVPRHIVQVPDIPYTRSGKKVELAVARLINGSSKADNRDALGNPEALDQIRDCLAEANLLPES; translated from the coding sequence ATGAGCCTTACAGAACAATCACCCGTAGTCTGGACTCCCTCAGAGGCCACGCTGGACAATGCCCGGATGGGCCAGTTCAAAACCTGGCTGGAAGATCAGGGTCATGGTCCCTTTGCCGATTATCACGCGTTACACCGGTGGTCCGTTGATGATCTGGAAACCTTCTGGAGTAAAGTCTGGGATTATTGCGGCCTGATTTGCGAGACGCCCGCCAGCAGGATGCTGGGCAAGCGTGACATGCCCGGTGCCGAGTGGTTCCCGGGTATGAAGCTTAACTTTGCCGCAAACCTGCTGCGGCTGGCGGAAGGCGGTCATGCCAGTCAGGAAGCGATCGTGGCCTATTGTGAGACGCGCCCTGTTCTGCGCCGCACCTATGGCGAATTGAAAGCCGATGTGGGCGCCCTGGAAGCGTTTCTGCGCAGCAAGGGAATCAAAAAGGGTGACCGGGTAGCCGGTGTTGTTACTAATGGCTACGAAGCCATCACCGGCATGTTGGCAGCTACCAGTCTTGGTGCCATCTGGAGCTCGGCCTCTCCGGACTTCGGCGTCGGCGCGATCCTCGACCGGTTTGGTCAGATCGAGCCGTCTGCGCTGATCGTGGTAAACGGTTACGGTTATGGGGGCAAGACCTTTGCCCGCCAGAACGACTTTGCTGAACTGATCACCGGCCTGAAAACACTCAGGTGTATTGTCAGTATTGAACAGCTTCCGGGTGAAGCCGCTGTGCCAGGAGAGCTGGTTACTACCTGGGATGAAGCCCTTGCGTTCGGCGCAGGTCAGGAGCCCACCTTTACCCCGGTTGACCCGGATCATCCGGTCTATATTCTGTATTCGTCCGGAACTACGGGTAAGCCCAAGTGCATTGTCCACGGTACTGCAGGGTTGCTTGTAAATCATGCCAAAGAACTGATTTTGCACGGTGACATAGGGCCGGAAGACAGATTCCTTTACTTCACTACCTGTGGCTGGATGATGTGGAACTGGCAGGCTTCGGCTTTGCTGACCGGAGCCACTGTCATTACCGTCGATGGCTCGCCGGGCTACCCTGATCTCAGCTTCCTTTGGGATACAGTTGCAGCCGAGCGGGTTACCCACTTCGGCACCAGTGCCAGGTTTATTGCCGGTTGCCGCAAGGCTGAAATGGCTCCGGCTGAAACCCTCGATCTCAGCAGCCTGAGAGTGGTTTTCTCAACCGGCTCGCCCCTGCTACCGGAAGACTATGACTGGATGTACAGCCATGGTGCTCCCGAAGCGCTGCTTGGCTCCATCGCAGGTGGTACTGACATCTGTGGCTGTTTTGTCGGTTCTACCCCGATGTTGCCGGTCCGTCGTGGCGAAATACAGTGCAGCTTGCTGGGCGTCGATGCTGTTGCATACGGCGATGATGGCAATCCTGTTACCCAGGGCCGTGGTGAACTCGTCTGTCGTCAGCCGTTGCCCTCCATGCCCGTCGCCTTCTGGGATGATGCCGACGGCGAGCGTTATCGCGCCGCCTACTTCGACAGCTTCCCGGGTGTGTGGGCCCATGGAGACTTCATTGAGTTTACTGAACACGGCGGCGCCATTATCTACGGTCGTTCTGACGCTACACTCAACCCCGGTGGTGTTCGCATTGGCACCGCAGAAATCTACCGCCAGGTAGAAACGGAACCGGCGATTAAAGACAGCCTTGTCGTCGGCCGGCAGATCGACGGCGATGTAGAAGTGGTGCTTTTTGTAGTACCGGCAGAAGGCCGGGAGCTTACCGACGATTTGCTGAAACAACTCAAAGCCCGGATCCGCCAGGGCGCCAGCCCGCGCCACGTTCCCAGGCACATTGTGCAGGTGCCGGACATTCCCTACACCCGAAGCGGTAAAAAAGTGGAACTGGCCGTTGCCCGTCTGATCAACGGCTCCAGCAAAGCTGACAACCGCGATGCTCTGGGTAATCCCGAAGCGCTGGATCAGATTCGTGATTGCCTTGCAGAAGCGAATTTACTGCCGGAGAGTTAG
- a CDS encoding NADP-dependent isocitrate dehydrogenase: MTSSKAKIIYTLTDEAPALATRSLLPILETYAKPAGIEFETSDISLAARILATFPEYLEESQRVPDALTELGEYTKDPDANIIKLPNVSASIPQLRAAIKELKDQGYNLPEYVENPETDEEKEITARYAKVLGSAVNPVLREGNSDRRAPAAVKAFARRYPHTMGEWSPASRTHVAHMRGGDFYSNEQSLILDKATNARIVFENKKGEQTVLKSDLPLLDGEVIDGMFMSKKALCKFFEDTIADCEKTGVMFSLHVKATMMKISHPIVFGHAVKIYYKELFDKYGDLFEEIGVNPNNGLSSVLEKIKQLPESKQEQIQEDLHACYEHRPEIAMVDSVKGITNLHVPSDVIVDASMPAMIRNSGKMWARDGKLKDTKAVMPESTYATIYQEVINFCKTHGAFDPTTMGTVPNVGLMAQKAEEYGSHDKTFEIQEDGVVRIVAEDGTVLTEHEVEQGDIWRACQTKDLPIRDWVKLAVNRARATGMPAVFWLDDERAHDAQMITKVQTYLKDHDTDGLDIRIMSPVRAIRWTMERLIRGLDTISVTGNVLRDYLTDLFPILELGTSAKMLSIVPLLNGGGLYETGAGGSAPKHVQQLVQENHLRWDSLGEFLAIAVSLDELGEKHNNPRARLLGQTLDKATERLLENNQSPSRVTGELDNRGSHFHLARYWAEELAKQDSDKELKEFFTKLSAQLEENKDKILEELSVIQGHPADIGGYYHAPADKVKAVMQPSKTLNRIMEDARASVK; encoded by the coding sequence ATGACATCATCCAAAGCCAAGATTATCTATACGCTGACCGACGAGGCGCCTGCTCTCGCAACAAGGTCTCTTCTTCCAATTCTGGAAACCTACGCCAAGCCGGCTGGCATCGAGTTTGAAACCAGCGATATTTCCCTGGCGGCCCGTATTCTGGCAACGTTCCCGGAGTATCTCGAAGAGAGTCAGCGGGTTCCGGACGCACTTACGGAGCTGGGCGAGTACACCAAAGACCCAGACGCTAACATCATCAAGCTGCCGAACGTATCTGCTTCCATCCCCCAGTTGCGCGCGGCTATTAAAGAATTGAAGGATCAGGGTTACAACCTTCCTGAGTATGTGGAAAACCCTGAAACTGACGAAGAAAAAGAGATCACTGCCCGTTACGCCAAAGTACTCGGCAGCGCCGTAAACCCGGTTCTGCGTGAAGGCAACTCCGATCGCCGTGCTCCTGCTGCCGTTAAAGCTTTTGCTCGCAGATACCCCCACACCATGGGTGAATGGAGCCCGGCTTCACGCACCCACGTTGCGCACATGCGCGGTGGTGATTTCTATTCAAATGAGCAATCCCTGATCCTCGATAAGGCTACCAACGCCCGCATCGTTTTCGAGAACAAAAAAGGCGAGCAGACCGTACTCAAGTCCGACCTGCCCCTGCTCGACGGCGAAGTTATCGACGGCATGTTCATGAGCAAAAAGGCTCTGTGCAAGTTCTTTGAAGATACCATCGCTGACTGTGAAAAAACCGGCGTGATGTTTTCACTGCACGTGAAAGCCACCATGATGAAAATTTCTCACCCGATCGTGTTTGGTCACGCGGTGAAAATTTATTACAAGGAGCTGTTTGACAAGTACGGCGACCTGTTCGAAGAAATCGGTGTAAACCCGAACAACGGTCTGTCTTCGGTACTTGAGAAAATCAAACAGCTGCCGGAATCCAAGCAGGAACAGATCCAGGAAGACCTGCACGCCTGCTACGAGCATCGCCCCGAAATCGCCATGGTGGATTCGGTCAAAGGCATCACCAACCTGCACGTTCCCAGTGACGTGATTGTGGATGCTTCCATGCCGGCCATGATCCGTAACTCCGGCAAGATGTGGGCCCGTGATGGCAAGCTGAAGGACACCAAGGCGGTTATGCCTGAGTCCACCTATGCCACCATCTATCAGGAAGTGATCAACTTCTGCAAAACCCACGGTGCTTTCGATCCCACCACCATGGGTACCGTTCCCAATGTGGGCCTGATGGCTCAGAAAGCGGAAGAATACGGTTCCCACGACAAGACCTTTGAAATCCAGGAAGACGGTGTTGTCCGTATCGTTGCCGAAGACGGCACTGTGCTGACCGAGCATGAAGTTGAGCAGGGTGACATCTGGCGTGCCTGCCAGACCAAGGATCTGCCGATCCGTGACTGGGTCAAGCTGGCAGTTAACCGCGCGCGCGCCACCGGCATGCCTGCAGTATTCTGGCTGGATGACGAGCGTGCTCACGATGCGCAGATGATCACCAAGGTACAGACCTACCTGAAGGATCACGACACAGATGGCCTGGATATTCGCATCATGTCGCCGGTTCGTGCTATTCGCTGGACCATGGAACGCCTGATTCGCGGCCTGGACACCATCTCTGTAACCGGTAACGTGTTGCGTGACTATCTCACCGATCTGTTCCCGATTCTTGAGCTCGGAACCAGCGCCAAGATGCTGTCGATTGTTCCTCTGCTGAACGGTGGCGGCCTGTACGAAACAGGTGCTGGCGGTTCGGCACCCAAGCACGTACAGCAGTTGGTGCAGGAAAATCACCTGCGCTGGGATTCTCTGGGTGAGTTTCTGGCCATAGCTGTGTCACTGGATGAGTTGGGCGAAAAGCACAACAACCCGCGTGCACGTCTGCTGGGCCAGACCCTGGACAAGGCTACTGAGCGCTTGCTGGAAAACAACCAGTCGCCGTCCCGTGTTACCGGTGAACTGGATAACCGCGGCAGCCACTTCCATCTGGCCCGCTATTGGGCAGAAGAGCTGGCCAAACAGGACAGTGATAAGGAACTGAAAGAGTTCTTCACTAAACTGTCGGCACAACTGGAAGAAAACAAGGACAAAATCCTGGAAGAACTGAGCGTCATCCAGGGTCATCCTGCAGATATCGGTGGTTACTACCATGCACCAGCCGACAAGGTGAAGGCAGTTATGCAGCCGAGTAAAACCCTCAACCGGATTATGGAAGATGCCCGTGCATCGGTGAAGTAA
- the ybaK gene encoding Cys-tRNA(Pro) deacylase, which produces MTPGINAAIKAGIFHKIHEYEHDPASAGYGNEAAEKMAVDPARVFKTLVVSVDGKALAVGIVPVTGMLSMKLIAKAAGGKKATMADPQEVQRRTGYVMGGVSPLGQKSRLKTLIDASAEAFETIYVSAGRRGLEIELSPADLVQLTNGQLAPLQQE; this is translated from the coding sequence ATGACGCCCGGCATTAACGCCGCTATCAAAGCTGGTATTTTTCACAAGATTCACGAATACGAACACGACCCTGCAAGCGCCGGTTACGGCAACGAAGCAGCCGAAAAAATGGCAGTTGATCCGGCACGGGTATTCAAAACCCTGGTGGTCTCAGTAGATGGGAAAGCCCTGGCTGTGGGCATAGTGCCGGTCACGGGAATGCTGAGCATGAAGCTTATTGCCAAGGCGGCCGGCGGCAAAAAGGCCACCATGGCCGACCCGCAGGAGGTCCAGCGCCGCACAGGTTATGTTATGGGAGGCGTTAGCCCCCTGGGCCAGAAGAGCCGGCTGAAAACCTTGATCGACGCTTCCGCAGAGGCCTTCGAGACCATTTACGTCAGTGCCGGTCGCAGGGGGCTGGAAATTGAGCTTTCACCGGCCGACCTGGTTCAGCTGACCAATGGACAACTGGCACCCCTCCAGCAGGAGTAA
- a CDS encoding serine hydrolase domain-containing protein — translation MNPIARRALHCCKVPRDLSTVTYCDAAGEKPEAAGVDARTVDTIWKSVEGLYRTGVHPGIQISVRHRGEQILHRAIGHASGNGPHDPSGTPKVAMTTDTPVCYFSASKAVTALLMHMLVEQGLVNLMDPVSYYCPEFAANGKRTITVHQILSHRGGIPAIPNETPIDVLWNQDEIWRLLCEARAVEVNGSKIAYHAITGGYVLQRVLEKVTGASIENYLDKHLRQPMGMKWFTYGIPQGNLHDLATNYATGPTPRFPVSWIVNRALGGDISTVEQVTNDPRFQEAVIPAGNLCGTAEEMGRFFQMMLNGGSWNGKRICSEITVRRAIQQFGSLQVDRTMMIPMRFSAGMMLGGNPIGLWGQNSRYAFGHVGLINKLCWADAARDISVSLLNTGFPIVGHHIPALGRFVYTIASQFPLRPESERPVVAA, via the coding sequence ATGAATCCAATAGCCCGTCGTGCTCTTCACTGTTGTAAGGTTCCCAGGGACCTTTCTACTGTCACCTATTGTGACGCTGCGGGCGAAAAGCCGGAGGCAGCCGGCGTTGATGCCAGAACGGTCGACACCATCTGGAAAAGTGTCGAAGGTTTGTATCGTACCGGGGTTCACCCCGGCATTCAGATCTCTGTGCGGCACAGGGGGGAGCAGATCCTGCATCGTGCGATTGGCCATGCAAGTGGTAATGGCCCCCATGATCCCAGTGGAACGCCCAAAGTGGCCATGACTACAGACACGCCTGTCTGCTATTTCTCTGCGTCCAAGGCGGTCACAGCATTGCTTATGCACATGCTGGTTGAACAGGGGCTGGTTAACCTGATGGACCCGGTCTCCTATTACTGTCCGGAGTTCGCAGCAAACGGCAAGCGTACCATCACGGTGCACCAGATTCTGTCGCACCGGGGCGGAATTCCGGCCATCCCTAATGAAACCCCTATCGATGTTCTGTGGAATCAGGACGAGATCTGGCGCCTGCTCTGCGAAGCCCGGGCGGTTGAGGTGAACGGTTCGAAGATTGCTTATCACGCCATAACCGGTGGTTATGTACTGCAGCGAGTACTGGAAAAGGTTACTGGTGCCTCTATTGAGAACTACCTGGACAAACACCTGCGCCAACCCATGGGCATGAAGTGGTTTACCTACGGGATTCCGCAAGGGAACCTTCATGATCTGGCAACCAATTACGCCACCGGGCCTACACCACGCTTTCCTGTGTCCTGGATCGTTAACCGCGCACTTGGCGGCGATATCTCGACAGTGGAACAGGTGACCAATGACCCCCGCTTCCAGGAAGCTGTTATTCCCGCCGGCAATCTGTGTGGAACGGCCGAAGAAATGGGGCGCTTCTTCCAGATGATGCTTAACGGGGGCTCATGGAATGGGAAGCGTATCTGCAGTGAAATTACTGTCCGGCGGGCGATTCAGCAGTTCGGCTCCCTTCAGGTCGACCGCACAATGATGATTCCCATGCGCTTCAGCGCCGGCATGATGCTGGGTGGCAATCCGATAGGCTTGTGGGGGCAAAACAGCCGCTACGCGTTCGGGCATGTGGGGCTGATCAACAAACTCTGCTGGGCCGACGCCGCGCGGGATATTTCCGTAAGTCTGCTCAACACTGGTTTTCCCATTGTCGGGCATCACATCCCTGCATTGGGCCGGTTTGTGTATACCATTGCCAGTCAATTTCCGCTTCGCCCGGAAAGTGAGCGCCCTGTAGTGGCTGCCTGA
- the queC gene encoding 7-cyano-7-deazaguanine synthase QueC, protein MTDTVVVIYSGGMDSFTLLHRARAQGLRVHALSFNYGQRHVRELDVARSVCLDLDIPHKVIDIRAMGEVMAGSSLTFGEDIPEGHYEEESMKSTVVPNRNMILLSLATGYAVTVNAGAVWYGAHGGDHAIYPDCRPEFVEKMDAVCRIANYEPVGIEAPFMHMNKGEILAEGLKLGLDYANSWTCYNGREKACGLCGSCVERLEAFAENGLSDPLDYEAGR, encoded by the coding sequence ATGACTGACACTGTTGTTGTAATTTATTCCGGAGGTATGGACTCTTTTACCCTGCTGCACCGGGCGCGCGCCCAGGGCTTGCGGGTGCATGCGTTATCTTTCAACTACGGCCAGCGCCATGTCCGTGAGCTGGATGTCGCCCGTTCCGTTTGCCTGGACCTCGATATCCCCCATAAGGTAATTGATATTCGTGCCATGGGTGAAGTTATGGCCGGATCTTCGCTGACCTTTGGTGAAGATATCCCTGAAGGCCACTACGAAGAAGAAAGCATGAAGTCCACTGTGGTGCCCAACCGGAACATGATCCTGCTCTCCCTGGCCACGGGTTATGCGGTAACCGTGAATGCCGGAGCTGTGTGGTATGGGGCCCATGGTGGAGATCACGCTATTTACCCTGACTGTCGGCCGGAGTTCGTGGAAAAGATGGATGCTGTGTGCAGGATAGCCAACTATGAGCCAGTGGGCATCGAGGCACCGTTTATGCACATGAACAAAGGCGAAATTCTGGCTGAGGGCCTGAAGCTCGGGCTCGATTACGCCAATAGCTGGACCTGCTACAACGGCCGGGAGAAGGCCTGCGGGCTTTGTGGCTCCTGTGTTGAACGGCTGGAAGCCTTTGCTGAAAATGGTCTTTCGGACCCGCTGGACTATGAGGCAGGGCGCTGA
- the queE gene encoding 7-carboxy-7-deazaguanine synthase, whose protein sequence is MYRVKEAFYTLQGEGAQAGRAAVFCRFSKCNLWTGREKDRATAVCSFCDTDFVGTDGQNGGAFETAEALAAHIHSLWPDAPGAPYVVCTGGEPLLQLDVPLIDAFHQLGFEVGVETNGTLPAPAGIDWLCVSPKADAPVVIEACDELKLVYPQPKAMPEKFSHINARHFFLSPMASPSIPDDDADPVKQSNTRKATDYCLAHPRWRLTLQMHKIIGID, encoded by the coding sequence ATGTACCGGGTCAAAGAGGCCTTTTACACTTTGCAGGGAGAGGGCGCCCAGGCGGGTCGCGCAGCGGTATTCTGCCGTTTCAGCAAGTGCAATCTGTGGACGGGCCGGGAGAAAGACCGGGCAACGGCGGTATGCAGTTTCTGTGACACGGATTTCGTTGGGACTGACGGCCAGAATGGTGGTGCTTTTGAAACAGCAGAGGCACTGGCAGCCCATATTCACAGCCTTTGGCCAGATGCCCCAGGTGCACCCTATGTGGTCTGTACCGGTGGGGAACCCCTGTTGCAGCTGGACGTACCCCTGATTGATGCCTTCCATCAGCTGGGCTTTGAGGTGGGCGTGGAAACCAACGGTACCCTGCCCGCTCCCGCTGGTATTGACTGGCTGTGCGTAAGCCCCAAGGCAGACGCCCCTGTGGTGATTGAAGCCTGCGATGAGCTGAAGCTGGTGTATCCTCAGCCCAAGGCAATGCCGGAAAAGTTCTCGCACATAAACGCCCGACATTTTTTCCTGTCACCCATGGCCTCCCCGTCAATCCCTGATGATGACGCGGACCCGGTAAAGCAGAGTAATACCCGTAAGGCCACCGATTATTGTCTAGCCCATCCCCGTTGGCGTCTGACCCTGCAAATGCACAAGATCATTGGGATTGATTGA
- a CDS encoding ExeM/NucH family extracellular endonuclease, which translates to MQLNTQYFVALSIALLLPASQGLAAGVCGKPATPIAEIQGPGDISPLIGHQVAVEGILTFDARSEGGFDGFYLQQADGETDGNPETSEALFIFTRKKTGAPGERLRVTGTVKEFHGLTELTDIRSITSCGPAPLPQAQPLTLLWPRALESLENMRVRVAQPLTIIDSWNLARFGELTLAAGDQVVPTEYMKAGPQAMKIEDRNRQQRLLLDDGSSVRNPDPIPWLSGGLSGENRVRSGDKVRDLAGILDYRFGAWRIQPEETPVFESVNTRPSAPARPAEPHLRIMTINLENYFNGDGKGGGFPTARGASTYAAHEIQRRRLAEALQRPDPDILAVTELENDGYSETSAIAQLANTLGPEWTFVATPGDDGDDQIRTSLLYRHDRVVAEAQPERLNTGPFSNKGRPPLAQTFRPEGQRLAIQVVVPHLKSKSCQGATGANRDKHDGQGCYAGRRTKAARAITEWLGQLPQTPDLAGTLITGDLNSYFREEPLKVLQQAGFTSMVHHFHPCTAQQCPHYTYRYKGEKGSLDYALASAQLRPRVLNAITWIINTDEPAPLSYRNNLPGTKASPWRSSDHNPVITDIRL; encoded by the coding sequence GTGCAGCTAAACACTCAGTATTTTGTCGCTCTGTCTATTGCCCTGTTGCTGCCGGCCTCCCAAGGTCTGGCAGCGGGCGTTTGTGGCAAGCCGGCGACCCCGATTGCCGAGATTCAGGGCCCGGGTGACATCTCCCCACTCATCGGACATCAGGTTGCTGTGGAAGGCATACTCACCTTTGATGCCCGCAGCGAAGGTGGGTTTGACGGTTTCTATCTGCAGCAGGCTGACGGTGAAACCGATGGCAACCCCGAGACATCCGAAGCACTGTTTATTTTTACCCGTAAAAAGACAGGGGCACCCGGCGAGCGTCTGCGCGTTACCGGTACAGTAAAAGAATTCCACGGCCTGACCGAGCTGACGGACATTCGCAGCATCACCTCTTGCGGGCCAGCTCCTCTGCCCCAGGCACAACCTCTGACACTGCTTTGGCCCCGCGCTCTGGAGTCACTGGAAAACATGCGCGTTCGGGTGGCCCAGCCGCTGACCATTATTGACTCTTGGAATCTGGCACGTTTTGGCGAACTCACACTGGCAGCAGGCGACCAGGTAGTGCCTACGGAATACATGAAGGCCGGACCACAGGCCATGAAGATAGAGGACAGGAACCGGCAACAAAGGCTGCTGCTGGACGATGGCAGCAGCGTTCGGAATCCCGATCCTATACCCTGGCTATCCGGCGGCCTGAGTGGCGAGAACAGGGTTCGCAGCGGCGATAAGGTTAGGGATCTCGCGGGAATTCTTGATTACCGGTTTGGAGCCTGGCGGATACAGCCAGAAGAGACTCCGGTCTTCGAATCTGTAAACACGAGACCCTCAGCACCTGCCCGGCCGGCAGAGCCCCATCTCCGGATTATGACAATAAACCTGGAAAACTACTTTAACGGTGACGGGAAAGGTGGCGGCTTTCCAACTGCCCGTGGCGCCTCAACCTATGCGGCTCATGAAATACAGCGCCGGCGACTGGCAGAAGCCCTGCAGCGACCAGACCCTGACATTCTGGCGGTCACAGAACTGGAAAACGATGGCTACAGCGAAACCAGCGCCATAGCACAGCTGGCCAATACTCTCGGGCCGGAATGGACCTTCGTTGCGACCCCGGGTGACGATGGCGACGATCAGATACGCACTAGCCTGCTTTACCGCCATGACCGCGTCGTAGCGGAAGCTCAGCCCGAGCGCCTGAACACCGGCCCGTTCAGCAACAAAGGCCGCCCTCCACTGGCACAAACCTTCCGCCCGGAAGGGCAGCGCCTTGCAATTCAAGTGGTTGTGCCACACCTGAAGTCAAAATCCTGCCAGGGTGCGACGGGAGCCAACCGGGACAAGCATGATGGTCAGGGGTGCTATGCCGGGCGCCGGACAAAAGCCGCCCGCGCCATTACAGAATGGCTTGGCCAGCTGCCACAGACTCCGGACCTTGCAGGCACTCTGATCACAGGCGATCTCAACAGCTATTTCCGGGAAGAGCCACTTAAGGTTCTGCAGCAGGCAGGGTTCACCAGTATGGTGCATCATTTTCATCCCTGTACCGCACAGCAATGCCCCCACTACACATACAGGTACAAGGGTGAGAAGGGTTCGCTGGACTACGCTCTGGCCTCGGCACAGCTCAGACCCCGGGTTCTAAATGCCATAACCTGGATCATTAACACCGATGAGCCCGCACCGCTGAGCTACAGAAACAACCTGCCGGGCACTAAAGCGTCGCCCTGGCGGTCCTCTGACCACAATCCGGTGATTACCGACATCCGGCTCTGA
- a CDS encoding WYL domain-containing protein, whose protein sequence is MKKTDWPIRWDLLLRYRLIETIALWEGRLTTNHICHSFGIGRQQASKDINTYLRELAPGNLVYDRHLKGYVPSDRYRPVVTRGHVSEYQDLLARQQSLSSTFEGLDIGLPDSTVVHSPNRVIAPQTMRAAVAATRHGRQLKGSYSSLSRPEAVEGILEPHTLICTGNNWHLRAWCDSNREFRDFALSRFHAAPVALRQKAKHNSQQDDDWNRTVTMSISPDHRLTEAQQKIIALDYGMENGELEVNTRAALAPYVLSRLGITLDNHHPDPLIQQLELTNPDQLGFGSKRERALKAVAGLR, encoded by the coding sequence ATGAAGAAAACGGACTGGCCCATCCGATGGGATTTGCTGCTTCGCTACCGCCTTATTGAAACCATTGCCCTGTGGGAAGGTCGCCTGACCACCAACCACATTTGTCACAGCTTTGGTATCGGCCGGCAGCAGGCATCCAAGGATATAAACACTTACCTGCGCGAACTGGCTCCGGGCAATCTTGTTTATGACCGCCACCTCAAGGGGTATGTGCCTTCGGACCGTTACCGGCCCGTTGTTACCCGGGGGCATGTCAGCGAATACCAGGATCTGCTCGCGCGCCAGCAGAGTCTCAGCAGCACCTTCGAAGGCCTTGATATCGGCCTGCCAGACAGCACTGTTGTACATAGCCCTAACCGGGTTATAGCACCCCAAACCATGCGTGCGGCCGTGGCCGCTACCCGCCACGGCAGGCAACTCAAGGGGAGCTACTCATCCCTGAGCCGCCCGGAAGCCGTAGAGGGTATTCTCGAACCACACACCTTAATATGCACAGGTAACAACTGGCACCTGCGCGCCTGGTGTGACTCCAATCGCGAATTCCGGGATTTTGCCCTCAGCCGCTTTCATGCTGCACCTGTAGCTTTACGGCAAAAAGCCAAACATAACAGCCAGCAGGATGACGACTGGAACCGTACAGTCACAATGTCGATCTCCCCCGACCACCGCCTGACAGAAGCCCAGCAGAAGATCATTGCGCTGGATTACGGCATGGAGAATGGTGAACTGGAGGTTAATACCCGGGCTGCTCTGGCACCCTATGTGCTGTCACGACTCGGAATCACACTGGATAACCACCACCCTGATCCATTGATACAACAACTTGAACTGACCAACCCGGATCAGCTCGGGTTTGGCAGTAAACGTGAACGCGCCCTGAAAGCCGTTGCAGGCCTCCGCTAA